One window of the Bradysia coprophila strain Holo2 chromosome X unlocalized genomic scaffold, BU_Bcop_v1 contig_26, whole genome shotgun sequence genome contains the following:
- the LOC119069149 gene encoding very-long-chain 3-oxoacyl-CoA reductase-like: MSCCYDLFKTFSVFVIGLQLVFGVFRWIYGNIVGPHFLESKNLRQYGNWALITGATDGIGKQYARSLAERGFNVILVSRTLTKLQDVAKEISQSFNVQTKVIAVNFTSGPEIYEQIKQQIAGIEIGILVNNVGMFYQGPELFLDIPERDKLIQDMIKCNITSVPMMCSLVLPQMVQRKRGLIINISSIASLMPGPMMIVYSASKAFVTKFSNDLAAEYESQGIDIQVLTTGGVGTNMSKMEGGVVGIPTARQYVESALRYVGYSRQTTGFFSHSVIVIIAKFITFIWPKGSEFLTRMAMTASRDKQIKDGTYKRTK, from the exons atgtcttGTTGCTACGACCTCTTCAAAACGTTTTCCGTTTTTGTTATTGGATTACAGTTGGTTTTTGGGGTATTTCGATGGATTTACGGCAATATTGTCGGTCCCCATTTTTTGGAATCCAAAAACCTACGACAGTACGGTAATTGGGCAT TAATAACTGGAGCTACCGACGGCATAGGCAAACAATATGCGAGATCA TTGGCAGAGCGTGGATTTAACGTTATTCTCGTCTCGCGGACACTGACAAAGTTACAAGACGTCGCCAAGGAGATCTCACAGTCCTTTAATGTCCAGACGAAAGTCATTGCCGTTAATTTTACTTCTGGCCCAGAAATCTACGAACAAATTAAACAACAAATTGCCGGAATAGAAATCGGAATTTTGGTTAACAATGTTGGCATGTTTTATCAAGGACCTGAACTATTCTTGGACATCCCCGAACGCGACAAATTGATTCAGGACATGATCAAATGTAACATCACTTCTGTTCCAATGATGTGTAGCTTGGTGTTACCGCAAATGGTGCAACGGAAGCGCGGTTTAATCATCAATATATCTTCAATTGCATCTTTAATGCCTGGTCCAATGATGATTGTCTATTCGGCATCGAAAGCTTTTGTCACAAAGTTTTCCAATGATCTTGCAGCAGAATATGAATCACAAGGAATCGACATTCAGGTGTTAACCACAGGAGGTGTTGGTACCAACATGAGCAAAATGGAAGGAGGTGTTGTCG gtATTCCAACTGCAAGGCAATATGTTGAATCAGCACTGCGTTATGTGGGGTACAGTCGACAAACAACTGGCTTCTTTTCCCACTCCGTGATTGTGATCATAGCCAAATTCATTACCTTCATTTGGCCTAAAGGAAGTGAATTTTTAACTAGAATGGCCATGACTGCGTCACGTGATAAGCAAATCAAAGATGGAACTTATAAACGAACGAAATGA
- the LOC119069150 gene encoding very-long-chain 3-oxoacyl-CoA reductase-like, whose product MSCCFELLKTFSVFVFGIQLIFGVFRWIYENIVGPRFLEPTDLRKYGKWALVTGATDGIGKQYAKSLADRGFNIVLVSRSLTKLHDVAKEISKSYNVQTHLIAINFTDGPEIYDQIKQQIAGIEIGVLVNNVGMFHLAPEYFLDIPDRDKMILDIIKCNITSVPMMCSLILPQMVQRQSGLIINISSVSACIPCPNMSIYSSSKAFVAKFSSDLAAEYESQGITVQALTTGSVGTNMTKVKGGSFNVPTPKQYVESAIRYVGYARNTNGFLPHSLMQFIVQFMNFVSPSVTEKLMLKRMREARARFFKESQ is encoded by the exons ATGTCGTGCTGTTTCGAGTtacttaaaacattttccgtgTTTGTTTTTGGTATTCAGCTAATTTTCGGAGTATTTCGATGGATATATGAGAATATTGTTGGACCAAGATTTTTGGAACCAACGGACCTTCGTAAATACGGAAAGTGGGCAT TGGTTACGGGTGCAACTGACGGAATCGGCAAACAATATGCGAAATCA ttagCAGATCGTGGGTTTAACATTGTTCTGGTTTCACGATCACTTACTAAGCTTCACGATGTAGCCAAGGAGATATCAAAATCCTACAACGTCCAGACCCATCTCATTGCTATAAATTTTACCGATGGACCAGAAATCTACGATCAAATTAAGCAACAAATTGCCGGAATAGAAATCGGTGTTCTGGTTAACAACGTTGGGATGTTTCATCTAGCACCTGAATACTTTCTTGATATTCCCGATAGAGACAAAATGATTCTGGACATTATCAAATGTAACATCACATCCGTTCCCATGATGTGCAGTTTAATTTTACCGCAAATGGTGCAACGGCAAAGCGGtttaattataaacatttcttCTGTATCTGCTTGCATTCCTTGTCCTAACATGAGCATTTATTCTTCATCGAAAGCATTTGTTGCCAAATTTTCTTCCGATCTCGCTGCTGAATACGAATCACAAGGAATTACCGTACAAGCATTAACGACTGGTAGTGTTG GTACAAATATGACCAAAGTTAAAGGTGGTAGCTTCAACGTTCCAACACCGAAGCAATACGTTGAATCAGCTATTCGGTATGTTGGCTACGCTCGAAATACCAATGGTTTTCTTCCACATTCGCTGATGCAGTTTATTGTACAATTTATGAACTTTGTTTCTCCATCAGTTACTGAAAAGTTAATGTTGAAGCGTATGCGAGAAGCACGTGCTAGATTTTTCAAAGAATCACAATAA
- the LOC119069152 gene encoding protein singles bar, translated as MPAHVIRMPNQISSNTGSGGINICCCRICTCVNLEFLTTKNGLFKLSEVILGSLCQTLLIRFGLPYANDIGQAFISFLTTVASCLTTASILLLCYVVSSKSFQLIRQSLFEVVFNAVSCFFYLSASSYMGFAVNVWLYPRFVIQSGYMAYPAMTATYYVGALVGIIHGVDAYWAYRYFRGYR; from the exons ATGCCGGCTCATGTGATTCGAATGCCGAATCAAATCAGTTCGAACACCGGAAGTGGTGGAATTAACATTTGTTGTTGTCGCATATGTACTTGTGTTAACCTGGAATTTCTAACAACCAAAAATGgtttattcaaattaagtGAAGTGATTCTCGGATCGCTGTGTCAGACATTACTGATACGGTTCGGATTACCATATGCAAATGACATCGGTCAAGCATTCATTAGTTTTCTAACGACAGTTGCATCATGCCTAACAACAGCGTCAATACTGTTATTGTGTTATGTGGTGTCTTCCAAGTCCTTCCAGTTAATCAGACAATcacttttt GAAGTGGTTTTTAATGCTGTGTCTTGTTTCTTCTACTTAAGTGCTTCGTCTTATATGGGATTTGCGGTTAACGTATGGCTTTATCCAAGATTTGTTATACAAAGCGGCTATATGGCTTATCCAGCAATGACTGCCACTTAC TATGTTGGAGCACTTGTGGGAATTATTCATGGAGTCGATGCGTATTGGGCCTACAGATACTTTCGGGGCTACAGATAG
- the LOC119069151 gene encoding trypsin-1-like, which translates to MKSLVAIIACLLYVQCLPALNDNEISVIDGREVDITEVPFMLSLRRLGHHICGASVISEFWAITAAHCVIKSVPSQITLRGGSTNRFLGQLFRTERIVRHPNFNLNYEFDVAVIKTIEMLVLPNNFIQPIALGLQGTITEHESLLNVTGWGMTQSSDITLSENLRMATVRFINHAECNTTLSAFGGATVNNLCTIGTVATTTGDFCLGDEGGPLIEFDGLTQRVVGIASWSPECGNSWPSVFTRLTIASVRGFIFNITNL; encoded by the exons ATGAAGTCCCTTGTCGCTATCATTGCATGCTTACTTTACGTTCAATGTCTTCCGGCGCTGAACGATAACGAGATCTCTGTTATTGATGGACGTGAAGTGGACATCACAGAAGTTCCTTTTATG CTTTCACTCAGACGTCTGGGTCATCACATATGTGGGGCTTCGGTAATATCCGAATTCTGGGCAATAACGGCTGCCCATTGTGTAATTAAATCGGTTCCATCACAG ATAACACTGCGTGGAGGTAGCACCAACCGTTTCCTCGGACAGCTGTTTCGCACCGAACGAATTGTTCGTCATCCCAactttaatttgaattatgaATTCGATGTCGCAGTTATAAAAACGATTGAAATGCTGGTGTTAccgaataattttattcaaccGATAGCGTTAGGTTTACAAGGTACCATAACCGAACATGAATCTTTGTTAAATGTTACCGGATGGGGAATGACTCAG TCTTCGGACATCACTCTTTCGGAGAACTTAAGAATGGCCACCGTAAGATTCATCAACCATGCCGAATGCAACACTACTTTAAGTGCCTTTGGTGGAGCTACTGTGAA CAATCTTTGCACAATAGGAACAGTAGCAACCACAACAGGAGACTTTTGTCTCGGTGACGAAGGTGGTCCACTCATCGAATTCGATGGTCTTACTCAACGTGTTGTTGGTATTGCGTCTTGGTCTCCGGAATGTGGTAATTCTTGGCCGAGTGTATTTACAAGATTAACAATCGCTTCTGTTAGAGGCTTCATATTTAATATAACAAActtgtga
- the LOC119069154 gene encoding uncharacterized protein LOC119069154: protein MSHSVTITRTVTTSNTTSTLVVNTGYLKTVPGLLKLVQLILGAVCVGLASWYYNNRYDYTPSLFFLLMATTFLVGTFCLLVSCLFSLSTGGIISKTIYELIYHSIGAILLIAASITLLIHVNKNNNSYYHEKFLIAAIIGLINGILYVVSAILARRSYRGI from the exons ATGTCTCACTCAGTAACCATTACACGAACAGTTACCACCTCCAACACAACATCCACATTGGTTGTGAATACCGGCTACCTGAAAACGGTTCCTGGTCTACTTAAACTTGTACAATTG ATATTAGGTGCCGTTTGTGTAGGATTAGCATCGTGGTATTACAACAATCGATATGATTATACTCCATCGCTGTTCTTCTTACTGATGGCCACGACATTTTTAGTTGGTACATTCTGTTTGCTGGTGTCATGTTTATTTTCACTGAGTACAGGTGGCATCATCTCCAAAACCATTTAT GAGTTGATCTACCACTCGATCGGAGCCATCCTGTTGATAGCAGCATCAATCACACTGTTGATTCACGTTAACAAGAACAATAACAGTTACTACCATGAGAAATTCTTGATAGCTGCG ATCATCGGTCTCATCAATGGCATACTGTATGTGGTTAGTGCTATACTAGCTCGACGATCGTACCGTGgcatttaa
- the LOC119069153 gene encoding uncharacterized protein LOC119069153: MSHTVKITTTTTSNSNAIILNSGYLKTVPGLLKLGELILGIISVGIVAYYYTNGYNVYFKGDLFFFLMATTFMICTFCLLLSCLISWSTGGLISKTMFELIYHAVATILLLASSVNFLVKINNHVWKNTVHEAYMAASIIGLINTILYLLSAIFAQRQYRGI, from the exons atgtCACATACCGTGAAAataacgacaacaacaacatcgaATTCCAATGCCATCATCTTAAATTCTGGTTATTTAAAAACCGTGCCCGGCCTCTTGAAACTTGGAGAATTG aTTCTTGGCATAATTAGCGTTGGCATCGTAGCTTATTACTACACGAATGGCTacaatgtttattttaaaggCGATTTGTTCTTTTTCCTCATGGCAACAACATTTATGATATGCACATTCTGTTTGCTGTTGTCCTGCCTTATTTCTTGGAGCACCGGTGGTCTCATATCAAAAACGATGTTT gAACTTATCTATCATGCCGTTGCAACGATTTTGCTGTTAGCGTCGTCCGTAAATTTTCTGGTCAAAATCAACAACCACGTATGGAAGAACACAGTTCATGAAGCTTATATGGCTGCTTCC ATTATTGGACTTATCaatacaattttgtatttgttgAGCGCAATATTTGCTCAACGTCAATATCGTGGAATTTAA